A genomic window from Pantoea alhagi includes:
- the cpxR gene encoding envelope stress response regulator transcription factor CpxR: MNKILLVDDDRELTSLLKELLEMEGFNIVVASDGEQALSLLDDTIDLLLLDVMMPKKNGIDTLKELRQQYQTPVIMLTARGSELDRVLGLELGADDYLPKPFNDRELVARIRAILRRSSWSEQQQQHDNSSPTLEVDCLRLNPGRQEASFDNVTLDLTGTEFTLLYLLAQHLGQVVSREHLSQEVLGKRLTPFDRAIDMHISNLRRKLPERRDGHPWFKTLRGRGYLMVSAS; encoded by the coding sequence ATGAATAAAATCCTGTTGGTTGATGATGACCGCGAATTAACTTCGCTGCTTAAAGAACTGCTTGAAATGGAAGGGTTTAATATCGTTGTCGCCTCAGATGGGGAACAGGCGCTCAGCCTGCTCGATGACACTATTGATCTGTTATTACTTGATGTGATGATGCCTAAAAAGAACGGCATCGATACGTTGAAAGAACTTCGCCAGCAATACCAAACACCGGTGATTATGTTGACCGCGCGCGGCAGCGAACTGGATCGCGTTTTAGGCCTCGAACTGGGTGCCGATGACTATTTACCGAAGCCGTTTAACGATCGCGAACTGGTCGCCCGTATCCGCGCTATTTTGCGTCGTTCCAGCTGGAGCGAACAGCAACAGCAGCATGACAACAGCTCACCGACGCTGGAAGTCGACTGTCTGCGACTCAATCCTGGCCGTCAGGAAGCCAGCTTTGATAACGTTACGCTGGATCTGACCGGTACCGAATTTACCCTACTCTATTTGTTAGCCCAGCATCTTGGCCAGGTAGTCTCACGCGAGCATCTCAGTCAGGAAGTGCTGGGTAAGCGCCTGACACCCTTTGATCGCGCCATTGATATGCATATTTCCAACCTGCGTCGTAAGCTGCCTGAACGCCGCGATGGTCACCCCTGGTTTAAAACGCTGCGTGGCCGTGGATATTTGATGGTCTCCGCGTCATGA
- the cpxP gene encoding cell-envelope stress modulator CpxP — protein sequence MRKVTAVVIASASVVFSYSSAWAADVTTIDGMHPPGESMTGSIAQNPQSHMFDGIKLSEQQRQQMRDLMQQTQHERPPVNVKDLETLHNLVIAEKFNETAVKAQAEKLAQEQVARQVEMARIRNQMYHLLTPQQQAVLQQKHEQRMSELRRLTNLQQVQPLHEASSADSNQ from the coding sequence ATGCGCAAAGTAACCGCCGTCGTCATTGCTTCAGCCTCGGTGGTTTTTAGTTACTCCAGCGCATGGGCAGCAGACGTTACGACGATTGACGGGATGCATCCGCCAGGCGAATCGATGACTGGCAGCATAGCGCAAAATCCGCAAAGCCATATGTTTGATGGCATTAAGCTTTCGGAACAACAGCGTCAGCAGATGCGGGATCTGATGCAGCAGACGCAACATGAGCGCCCTCCCGTAAACGTGAAAGATTTAGAAACTCTGCATAATCTGGTGATTGCAGAAAAGTTTAATGAAACAGCCGTAAAGGCTCAGGCAGAAAAGTTAGCACAGGAACAGGTTGCGCGGCAGGTCGAGATGGCCCGTATCCGCAACCAGATGTATCACCTGCTAACGCCACAGCAACAGGCTGTTTTGCAACAAAAGCATGAGCAACGAATGAGTGAGTTGCGCAGGCTGACGAATCTGCAGCAGGTTCAACCTCTGCATGAAGCGAGTAGTGCCGACAGTAACCAGTAA
- the pfkA gene encoding 6-phosphofructokinase, whose translation MIKKIGVLTSGGDAPGMNAAIRGVVRSALSEGLEVCGIYDGYLGLYEDRMINLDRYSVSDMINRGGTFLGSARFPEFRNEETRQVAIENMKKRNIDALVVIGGDGSYMGAKRLTEMGFPCIGLPGTIDNDVAGTDYTIGYFTALETVVEAIDRLRDTSSSHQRISIVEVMGRYCGDLTLAAAIAGGCEFIVLPEIPYTREELVQEIKAGIEKGKKHAIVAITEHICDIDELAKYIEAETKRETRATVLGHIQRGGAPVAYDRILASRMGAYAIELLLQGYGGRCVGIQNEKMVHHDIIDAIENMKRPFKRDWLETAKKLY comes from the coding sequence ATGATCAAGAAAATCGGTGTACTGACAAGCGGCGGCGACGCCCCAGGGATGAACGCAGCTATTCGCGGTGTCGTTCGCTCCGCCCTGAGTGAAGGACTGGAAGTTTGTGGCATTTATGATGGCTATCTCGGCTTGTATGAAGACCGCATGATCAACCTCGACCGCTACAGCGTTTCTGACATGATTAACCGCGGCGGCACCTTTCTGGGCTCTGCGCGTTTTCCTGAGTTCCGTAATGAGGAAACGCGTCAGGTAGCCATTGAGAATATGAAAAAACGCAATATCGATGCGCTGGTGGTGATTGGCGGCGACGGCTCTTACATGGGTGCGAAACGCCTGACTGAAATGGGCTTCCCATGTATTGGTTTACCGGGCACCATCGATAACGACGTGGCCGGTACCGACTACACCATTGGTTATTTCACAGCGCTGGAAACGGTGGTTGAAGCGATTGACCGCCTGCGTGATACCTCTTCTTCACACCAACGTATTTCTATCGTTGAAGTGATGGGCCGTTACTGTGGTGATCTGACGCTGGCAGCGGCGATTGCGGGCGGATGTGAGTTTATCGTACTGCCGGAAATTCCTTATACTCGCGAAGAGCTGGTGCAGGAGATCAAAGCGGGTATCGAGAAAGGTAAAAAGCACGCTATCGTGGCGATTACCGAGCATATCTGCGATATCGATGAGCTGGCGAAATATATCGAAGCGGAAACCAAACGCGAAACGCGCGCGACGGTTCTGGGTCATATCCAGCGCGGCGGTGCGCCGGTCGCCTATGACCGTATTCTGGCTTCACGTATGGGCGCTTATGCGATTGAACTGTTGCTACAGGGCTACGGCGGCCGCTGCGTGGGCATCCAGAATGAAAAGATGGTGCATCACGACATCATCGATGCCATTGAAAACATGAAGCGCCCTTTCAAACGCGACTGGCTGGAAACCGCGAAAAAACTTTATTAA
- the fieF gene encoding CDF family cation-efflux transporter FieF (FieF, a metal efflux transporter, is a member of the CDF (cation diffusion facilitator) family of transporters.), translating into MLASYARLVNRAAMAATVLAVLLLFIKIFAWWYTGSVSVLAALVDSLVDTAASLTNLLVVRYSLQPADAEHTFGHGKAESLAALAQSMFISGSALFLFLTGIQHLASPGVLHAPLVGMVVTLVALVSTLLLVAFQRWVVRKTQSQAIRADMLHYQSDVLMNGAILLALALSWYGFTRADALFALGIGAWILFSALRMGYDAVQSLLDRALPDAERQQIVQIITSWPGVQGAHDLRTRQSGPTRFIQVHLEIEDNLPLIQAHRVAEQVEQALLKQFPGSDIIIHQDPCSVARTEPQGFL; encoded by the coding sequence ATGTTAGCTTCCTATGCGCGGCTGGTTAACCGGGCGGCAATGGCTGCAACGGTGCTGGCAGTGCTGCTGTTATTTATCAAGATATTCGCCTGGTGGTATACCGGATCGGTCAGCGTACTGGCGGCTCTGGTGGATTCGCTGGTTGATACCGCCGCCTCTTTGACCAATCTTCTGGTGGTGCGCTATTCATTGCAGCCTGCGGATGCGGAGCATACGTTTGGTCATGGTAAAGCGGAATCGCTGGCGGCACTGGCGCAAAGTATGTTCATTTCCGGCTCTGCCCTGTTTTTGTTCCTGACCGGTATTCAGCATTTGGCTTCTCCGGGCGTGCTACACGCACCGCTGGTAGGCATGGTTGTTACCCTTGTGGCATTGGTTTCAACGCTGCTGCTGGTAGCTTTTCAACGCTGGGTAGTGCGTAAAACGCAAAGCCAGGCGATTCGTGCCGATATGTTGCACTATCAGTCTGACGTATTGATGAACGGAGCCATTTTGCTGGCGCTGGCGCTTAGCTGGTATGGCTTCACCCGTGCTGATGCACTGTTTGCGTTAGGCATCGGCGCATGGATTCTGTTTAGTGCGCTACGTATGGGCTATGATGCCGTACAGTCTTTACTTGATCGCGCATTGCCCGATGCGGAGCGGCAACAGATAGTGCAAATCATCACCAGCTGGCCTGGCGTACAGGGCGCGCACGATTTGCGTACCCGACAATCAGGTCCGACACGCTTTATTCAGGTCCATCTTGAAATAGAGGATAACTTGCCGTTAATTCAGGCACATCGCGTGGCGGAGCAGGTAGAGCAGGCGCTTTTAAAACAGTTTCCTGGTTCGGATATTATCATCCATCAGGATCCCTGTTCTGTTGCCCGCACCGAGCCGCAGGGTTTTTTATAG